One region of Bombyx mori chromosome 27, ASM3026992v2 genomic DNA includes:
- the LOC101746523 gene encoding facilitated trehalose transporter Tret1 → MGETVEIKEGKYTPLLRQCFVTASVAINIVGHGCVIGFPAILIPSLRKSDSHIHLTRSEESWIASVVGFALIVGNFIITLILDNIGRKKSHILTIFPNLAGWFLFLLVNNFPGLMAARFLQGIAMGMLGPLGSIIIGEMTDPKSRGVFLTSVSLSLTLGVLSSHALGTCFTWQISALLCSLVTFISLCLIIFTPESPSWLLSKGRYDEAREGFFWLRGKNAKTEHELERMITSQKMTRKASITGQKDTVKANLKNYFRYLSEAGKKPEFVKPVVIMVFLYIMFQFAGINVISSYATDILAELLDSEANSNFLMVALDIERLICNLIAIYLMKTLKRRTLLFSTTIICILAYISKGSYVYAKQAGILTYDSQWIPITLIGIYMFSLTVGVSSIPFALSGELFPLDYRGLGGGVSYLALSLNFFIAVKCFPVLSSAIGLSFTYFLYAGIVTICMVVVWIMLPETKDKTLQEIEDRFRGYTAEDVKSSQPLNAANGGGEMMRRCSSHILY, encoded by the exons TGCTTTGTGACGGCCAGCGTCGCCATTAACATCGTGGGCCATGGCTGCGTCATCGGCTTCCCGGCTATATTGATTCCGAGTCTCCGGAAATCAGATTCCCACATCCATCTTACCAGATCTGAGGAGTCATGGATAG CATCTGTCGTCGGTTTCGCCCTCATCGTGGGAAACTTCATAATCACATTAATTCTGGACAACATCGGCAGGAAGAAGTCTCACATCCTCACCATTTTCCCAAACCTCGCCGGCTGGTTCCTGTTTCTACTAGTCAACAACTTTCCTGGTCTCATGGCGGCCAGGTTCCTCCAAGGAATCGCGATGGGCATGCTTGGACCTTTGGGCTCAATAATAATTGGAGAAATGACGGACCCAAAAAGCCGTGGAGTCTTTCTGACTAGTGTTTCTTTGTCACTGACCCTTGGGGTACTTTCCAGTCACGCTTTAGGGACGTGCTTCACTTGGCAGATCAGTGCTTTGCTGTGTTCATTAGTGACATTCATTAGCCTGTGCTTGATTATATTCACTCCGGAATCTCCATCGTGGCTCCTTTCAAAAGGACGCTACGACGAAGCCAGAGAGGGTTTCTTTTGGTTGCGAGGGAAGAATGCGAAAACGGAGCATGAATTGGAACGGATGATAACGTCTCAGAAGATGACTCGTAAAGCCAGTATTACAGGACAAAAAGATACAGTGAAAGCAAATCTCAAGAACTACTTCAGGTATTTAAGCGAAGCGGGCAAGAAGCCGGAGTTTGTGAAGCCCGTAGTGATAATGGTGTTCCTTTACATCATGTTCCAGTTCGCCGGTATAAACGTGATCAGTTCCTACGCTACCGACATCTTAGCAGAACTCCTTGATTCCGAGGCGAATTCAAACTTTCTGATGGTCGCTTTGGACATCGAAAGGCTGATATGCAATTTAATCGCCATATACCTTATGAAAACGTTAAAGAGAAGAACCCTTCTGTTCAGTACAACGATCATTTGTATTCTGGCATACATCAGTAAAGGATCCTACGTTTACGCCAAGCAAGCTGGCATATTAACTTATGACAGCCAATGGATTCCAATCACTTTAATTGGCATATATATGTTTTCGTTAACTGTGGGCGTGTCTTCGATACCATTTGCGTTATCAGGGGAGCTTTTCCCGTTGGATTACCGTGGCTTAGGTGGCGGGGTCAGCTACTTAGCTTTGTCTCTTAATTTCTTCATCGCTGTTAAATGTTTCCCTGTTTTAAGCTCAGCAATAGGGTTGTCGTTCACGTACTTCTTGTACGCTGGTATTGTGACGATTTGCATGGTGGTAGTTTGGATTATGTTACCAGAAACTAAAGACAAAACCCTGCAAGAGATAGAGGATAGGTTTAGGGGTTACACTGCTGAGGATGTCAAGAGTTCTCAGCCTCTCAACGCGGCCAATGGAGGCGGGGAGATGATGCGTAGATGTAGCTCTCATATTTTGTACTGA